In Pseudomonadota bacterium, the genomic window CTTGATGACTAATCCTTCCTGGGCCTCGAAGTATGCCGCCAGATCACGCATGTCTTGCTCACTCAAACTTTTCGCAAATCCGGCCATGATGGCATTACTGCGAGTACCGTCCTGGTAACTTTTTAACGCCTGATAGAGGTAGTCGGCATATTGCCCCGCCAAGACGGGATAGTTGGGGGCCACGGGGGCCTTACCACCCACGCCATGACAGGAAACACAAACCTGAGCCTTTCCTTTGCCTGCCTCCGGATCGCCGGCAGCCGCATATCCCGGCGCCACCGATAAACTCGCCAGCAACAGCGCGAACGAAATCAATCTTGTGGTCATCAACGAGATCCCCTTCCTAGTCGTTACCCGCAGCAAAATATGCTGCCATATCGCGCATCTGCGCTTCGGTCAAAGAAGCCGCCTGGGCCTGCATCGTGGCGTGGGTCCGTTCACCGGACTTGTAGGCCTTCAAGGCCGCTACGATGTATTCGGCCTGCTGTCCGCCGAGTTTCGGCCGCGGATAGCTGGGATACGTATCCGTCTGGGTCGCGGAACCCGCGCCGTG contains:
- a CDS encoding cytochrome c; amino-acid sequence: MTTRLISFALLLASLSVAPGYAAAGDPEAGKGKAQVCVSCHGVGGKAPVAPNYPVLAGQYADYLYQALKSYQDGTRSNAIMAGFAKSLSEQDMRDLAAYFEAQEGLVIKDY
- a CDS encoding c-type cytochrome, producing the protein MMRLFTTVSLIATMVIAGPALAQGDVEAGRVLADTCMGCHGAGSATQTDTYPSYPRPKLGGQQAEYIVAALKAYKSGERTHATMQAQAASLTEAQMRDMAAYFAAGND